One part of the Desulfonema ishimotonii genome encodes these proteins:
- a CDS encoding FAD-binding oxidoreductase has translation MSSKTLITEFETLLGTDNVISDESGRMSYAYDAAVLEPVLPEVVLRPTTGETLGETIRLCNENNMPVTVRGAGTNLSGGTIPESKGAVVLTNGFNKILEINREDMYAVVQPGVVTAKFAAAVQEQGLFYPPDPGSQAVSTLGGNVAENAGGLRGLKYGVTKDYVMGVDFFDPAGNLIRSGSRTVKSVTGMNLSSLMIGSEGSLGVFNEIILKLVPPPATHRAMMAIYDSVSAASETVAAIIASQIIPCTLEFMDNVTIRAVEDFAHVGLPTDARALLLIEVDGHPAQVAEEAAQVEEICRKMGAVNIRTAKDDAERNSIWEARRAALSALARMRPTTVLEDATVPRSKIPHMVRAVEDIAEKYNLTIGTFGHAGDGNLHPTIMTDRRDKNEWLRVEKAIEDIFDVALSFKGTLSGEHGIGLAKAGFMAKEVGEATLDYCRKMKAALDPKGTLNPGKIIGR, from the coding sequence ATGTCATCCAAAACCCTGATTACCGAATTTGAGACCCTGCTGGGAACGGACAACGTCATCAGCGACGAGTCCGGCCGCATGAGCTACGCTTACGACGCCGCCGTGCTGGAGCCGGTGCTGCCGGAGGTTGTCCTCCGTCCCACCACGGGCGAGACCCTGGGCGAGACGATCCGCCTCTGCAATGAGAACAACATGCCCGTCACCGTCAGAGGGGCCGGCACCAACCTGAGCGGGGGCACCATCCCCGAATCCAAAGGCGCGGTGGTCCTGACGAACGGCTTCAACAAAATTCTGGAGATCAACAGAGAGGACATGTACGCCGTGGTTCAGCCGGGCGTTGTGACCGCCAAATTCGCGGCAGCCGTTCAGGAACAGGGCCTGTTCTATCCCCCCGATCCCGGCAGCCAGGCCGTCTCCACCCTTGGCGGCAACGTGGCTGAAAACGCGGGCGGCCTGAGAGGCCTCAAATACGGCGTGACCAAGGACTATGTCATGGGCGTGGACTTCTTTGACCCGGCCGGCAACCTGATCAGAAGCGGCTCCCGGACCGTCAAAAGCGTCACGGGCATGAACCTGTCAAGCCTGATGATCGGCTCCGAGGGAAGCCTGGGGGTCTTCAACGAGATCATCCTGAAGCTGGTGCCGCCCCCGGCCACCCACAGGGCGATGATGGCCATATATGACTCTGTCAGCGCGGCCAGCGAGACCGTTGCGGCCATTATCGCCAGTCAGATCATCCCCTGCACCCTGGAATTCATGGACAACGTCACCATCCGCGCGGTGGAGGATTTTGCCCATGTGGGACTGCCCACCGATGCCCGCGCCCTGCTGCTCATCGAGGTGGACGGCCATCCGGCCCAGGTGGCCGAAGAGGCGGCTCAGGTGGAAGAAATCTGCCGCAAAATGGGGGCCGTGAATATCCGCACCGCCAAAGATGATGCCGAGCGCAACAGTATATGGGAGGCCCGCCGGGCAGCGCTCTCAGCCCTGGCGCGGATGAGGCCGACCACGGTGCTGGAGGACGCCACCGTTCCCAGAAGCAAAATCCCCCACATGGTCAGGGCCGTTGAGGATATCGCTGAGAAATACAACCTGACCATCGGCACCTTCGGCCATGCCGGGGACGGCAACCTCCATCCCACCATCATGACCGACCGCCGGGACAAGAACGAATGGCTCAGAGTGGAAAAGGCCATTGAGGATATCTTCGATGTCGCCCTCTCTTTCAAAGGCACCCTGTCGGGCGAACACGGCATCGGCCTGGCCAAGGCCGGGTTCATGGCCAAGGAGGTGGGAGAGGCCACCCTTGACTATTGCCGGAAAATGAAAGCGGCCCTTGATCCCAAAGGCACCCTGAATCCCGGAAAAATCATAGGGAGATAA
- a CDS encoding (Fe-S)-binding protein — translation MDDLHRLTTLLKEIDDQLVTCMRCGMCQSVCPLFAQTLNEADVARGKLALLDGLASELIRDADGVQEKLNRCLLCGSCQANCPSGVRVLDIFLRARTILVEYQGLSTAKKLILRGMLTRPELFNSLVEFGTRFQGLFTSKADPLLGTSCSALMSPMIGDRHFLPLAKEPFHKTAAPRDDAAGRSGLKVAFYYGCLVDKMFPHLGDTVLRVLDHHQVSVFMPENQACCGIPAIASGDRKTFARLLELNLEVFGNRSFDVLVTPCATCTSTIRKIWPLFAEDLPADKRALAHALSARVMDINEFLVDRLNVRAPERNGSGGQTVTWHDPCHLKKSLGVAAQPRELIRCNGDCNLVEMNECDTCCGCGGSFNLYHYDESSRIGGRKRDNIVSSGADVVATGCPACMMQLTDMLSQNSDRVRVKHAIEVYAESLGQ, via the coding sequence ATGGACGATCTTCACAGGCTTACCACACTCTTAAAGGAAATCGACGACCAGCTCGTCACCTGTATGCGCTGCGGCATGTGTCAGTCCGTATGCCCGCTCTTTGCCCAGACCCTCAACGAGGCCGACGTGGCCCGGGGCAAACTGGCCCTGCTCGACGGGCTGGCCTCGGAGCTGATCCGGGATGCGGACGGCGTTCAGGAAAAGCTCAACCGGTGTCTGCTGTGCGGCTCCTGCCAGGCCAACTGCCCCAGCGGGGTCCGGGTTCTGGATATCTTCCTCAGGGCCCGGACAATTCTGGTCGAATATCAGGGGCTTTCCACAGCCAAAAAGCTGATCCTGCGGGGGATGCTCACCCGGCCCGAACTGTTCAACAGTCTCGTCGAATTCGGCACCAGATTTCAGGGACTGTTCACCTCAAAGGCCGATCCCCTGCTGGGCACCTCCTGTTCGGCACTGATGTCGCCGATGATCGGAGACCGCCACTTTCTGCCCCTGGCCAAAGAGCCGTTTCACAAGACCGCCGCCCCCAGGGACGACGCGGCAGGCCGATCCGGCCTGAAGGTGGCCTTTTACTACGGCTGTCTGGTGGACAAGATGTTTCCCCATCTGGGGGATACGGTTCTCAGGGTGCTGGACCACCATCAGGTGAGCGTATTCATGCCCGAAAACCAGGCCTGCTGCGGCATTCCGGCCATTGCCTCCGGCGACCGAAAGACCTTTGCCAGACTGCTTGAACTGAACCTGGAGGTCTTCGGGAACAGAAGCTTTGACGTGCTGGTCACGCCGTGCGCCACCTGCACCTCCACCATCAGAAAAATCTGGCCGCTCTTTGCCGAAGACCTTCCGGCGGACAAACGCGCCTTGGCCCATGCCCTTTCCGCCAGGGTCATGGATATCAATGAATTCCTCGTGGACCGGCTTAACGTCCGTGCGCCGGAGAGAAACGGCTCCGGCGGACAGACCGTGACCTGGCACGATCCCTGTCACCTGAAAAAGTCCCTCGGCGTGGCGGCCCAGCCCAGGGAGCTGATCCGGTGCAACGGCGACTGCAATCTTGTTGAGATGAACGAATGCGACACCTGCTGCGGATGCGGCGGCAGCTTTAATCTCTATCACTACGATGAATCTTCCCGCATCGGCGGGCGCAAGCGGGACAATATCGTCAGCTCCGGGGCCGACGTGGTGGCCACCGGCTGCCCGGCCTGCATGATGCAGCTGACCGACATGCTCTCCCAGAACAGCGACCGGGTCCGCGTGAAACACGCAATCGAGGTCTACGCCGAAAGCCTGGGCCAGTAA
- a CDS encoding chemotaxis protein CheW: protein MGEQQQPEKNKAERILAQIRDRKRDEALAEAEAEMVRLVIFTLGKDYYGFYGNHIREILTFSDIACVPGCPEYIMGIINVRGDIESVLSPNRLMGLPEAEITPESRILLAVAGDLRSGILVDTVKDVTEVSARILKQPISTLNPAVREFAVAGETLYDGNYVTVLDISKIFQKMVS, encoded by the coding sequence ATGGGGGAACAACAGCAGCCTGAAAAAAACAAGGCGGAGCGTATTCTGGCACAGATCCGCGACCGAAAGCGGGATGAAGCGCTGGCGGAAGCGGAGGCGGAAATGGTCCGGCTGGTCATCTTCACCCTGGGGAAAGATTATTACGGGTTCTACGGGAACCATATCCGGGAAATCCTGACATTCAGTGACATTGCCTGCGTGCCCGGCTGCCCGGAGTATATCATGGGCATTATCAACGTCCGGGGCGATATTGAATCGGTACTCAGCCCCAACCGGCTGATGGGGCTGCCGGAGGCTGAAATCACCCCGGAGAGCCGTATTCTCCTTGCCGTCGCAGGTGATCTCCGGTCGGGCATCCTGGTGGACACGGTTAAAGACGTAACAGAGGTATCTGCCCGCATACTGAAACAGCCCATATCCACCCTCAATCCCGCTGTCAGGGAATTTGCCGTGGCCGGAGAGACCCTGTACGACGGCAACTATGTGACGGTTCTGGACATTTCAAAAATTTTCCAGAAAATGGTTTCATAA
- a CDS encoding L-lactate permease, translating to MPLGILALIAFVPIAIVLVLMVGMRWPANRAMPLAWVVCGLIAMSFWKMPVGLVAASTLSGFGSAINVLIIVFGAILILYTLRESGGMETISYGFYGLSADRRVQTIIIAFMFGAFIEGSAGFGTPSAIAAPLLLGLGFPALAAVCVCLIFNSIPVTFGAVGTPIWFGLKTLKTPVETAIAAGGVNGMATFGDFLRNVGLWSAVTHAIVAMVLPLFVVCFLTRFFGKNRSWKEGLGVWKFAIFAALAFNIPYLLTAFIFGVEFPSLMGGLLGLGIIVFGAKKKWFLPEQTWDFAEKTEWEQDWLGEIDTGSQELKPHMSQFKAWLPYILIAGILVLTRIGSLPFKAMVSSWVVSFPHILGYETVNFSMKPLYLPGTVPFTLVAILTVFIHKISFEKVGTAWKDSILRMKNPTIAMLFAVAMVEILKQSANNPFGYGSMPLTMAEAVAAIAGQSWPFFTSYVGALGSFITGSCTVSNLLFADFQYGIANSISASHEIIIALQSVGAAMGNMICVHNVVAASATVGLVGMEGIIIRRTIVPMALYGVLVGIIGLTFTYVLFPGAF from the coding sequence ATGCCCCTGGGAATTCTCGCCCTGATCGCCTTTGTGCCCATCGCCATTGTTCTGGTATTAATGGTCGGAATGCGCTGGCCCGCCAACAGAGCCATGCCCCTGGCCTGGGTTGTCTGCGGCCTCATCGCCATGTCCTTCTGGAAAATGCCCGTCGGCCTGGTGGCGGCCTCGACACTCAGCGGGTTCGGCAGCGCCATCAACGTACTGATCATCGTCTTCGGCGCCATCCTGATCCTCTACACCCTGCGGGAAAGCGGCGGCATGGAAACCATCAGCTACGGCTTCTACGGCCTGTCCGCCGACCGCAGAGTCCAGACCATCATTATCGCCTTCATGTTCGGCGCGTTCATTGAAGGGTCTGCCGGATTCGGAACCCCGTCCGCCATTGCCGCCCCCCTGCTGCTGGGACTCGGATTTCCCGCACTGGCCGCCGTCTGTGTCTGTCTGATCTTCAACTCCATTCCCGTGACCTTCGGCGCGGTGGGCACGCCCATCTGGTTTGGTCTCAAGACGCTGAAAACCCCTGTGGAAACCGCCATTGCGGCAGGCGGCGTCAACGGCATGGCCACCTTCGGTGATTTTCTGAGAAACGTCGGCCTCTGGTCGGCCGTCACCCACGCCATCGTCGCCATGGTGCTGCCCCTGTTCGTCGTCTGCTTCCTGACCCGCTTTTTCGGCAAAAACAGATCCTGGAAAGAGGGACTCGGCGTCTGGAAATTCGCCATCTTCGCGGCCCTGGCCTTCAACATCCCCTACCTGCTGACGGCGTTCATCTTCGGCGTGGAATTCCCCTCGCTCATGGGCGGCCTGCTGGGTCTGGGCATCATCGTCTTCGGCGCAAAAAAGAAGTGGTTCCTGCCCGAACAGACCTGGGATTTTGCGGAAAAAACCGAATGGGAACAGGACTGGCTGGGCGAAATCGACACCGGCTCCCAGGAACTGAAGCCCCACATGAGCCAGTTCAAAGCCTGGCTCCCCTACATCCTGATCGCAGGCATTCTCGTGCTGACCCGCATCGGCTCCCTGCCCTTCAAGGCAATGGTCAGCTCATGGGTGGTCTCATTCCCCCACATCCTGGGATATGAAACGGTCAACTTCTCCATGAAACCCCTTTATCTGCCGGGCACCGTGCCCTTCACCCTGGTCGCCATTCTCACGGTGTTTATCCACAAAATCAGCTTTGAAAAGGTGGGCACCGCGTGGAAGGATTCCATTCTCCGGATGAAAAACCCCACCATCGCCATGCTCTTTGCCGTGGCAATGGTCGAAATCCTGAAACAGTCCGCCAACAACCCCTTCGGATACGGCTCCATGCCGCTGACCATGGCCGAGGCCGTGGCCGCCATCGCCGGACAGAGCTGGCCCTTCTTCACCTCCTACGTGGGGGCGCTGGGGTCTTTCATCACCGGAAGCTGCACCGTATCCAACCTGCTCTTTGCGGATTTTCAGTACGGCATTGCCAACAGCATCAGCGCCAGCCATGAGATCATCATCGCCCTGCAGTCGGTGGGCGCGGCAATGGGCAACATGATCTGCGTTCACAACGTGGTGGCGGCATCGGCAACCGTGGGCCTGGTCGGAATGGAGGGCATTATCATCCGCCGCACCATCGTACCGATGGCCCTCTACGGCGTACTGGTCGGCATTATCGGCCTCACCTTCACCTATGTGCTTTTTCCGGGCGCGTTTTAA